A region of Nitrospirota bacterium DNA encodes the following proteins:
- a CDS encoding glycosyltransferase family 39 protein: MKVSQVIHGIVILLIFSLLLNLPYIHLREFQGEEGRRVIIALDMLRSGDWIVPKVEETVYLRKPPLYNWALACIFRLTGSISEATARLSSVITTSLCAIAISLFWRKLCGIRNVWFILPGMIFLTYPEVLGKAIKAEIDMTFTLFVTLTFISFFYFYEYKKNGFAAWTISLFFAGLGALTKGVQAPAFFYTGVIPYMLYKKEWKKLFSIGHLAGISVFLAVVLMWLVPLLNITGFDNLIETSLREITVRKEPVGEGSFLKHLFEFPVQYIISYSPWMPLLLLWRYKPSYKETPLMNNLTAYCLFFLIFSIPFYWIMPGTWLRYVLPLAGPLTILITMPLYSLLSSENSTLSTAGIPYVPLNMVQRYLQLISVIMILLAISSPLWGKRFNLQGNLSSIIMLFITFSASLLLLLFKGNIRSRLAILFIVILAGKLSWASVYFPYHSEHMSHYRTTAKVINKIVPQEIMLHDYGVDNPHLAYYLDRRMRLIASLDQVSEAKGAAVLMKKKVSETIQEDYLHYLGDVRARNEILAVFEIQ, encoded by the coding sequence GTGAAAGTCTCTCAGGTCATACATGGCATTGTTATTCTGCTGATATTCTCTCTCCTCCTCAACCTTCCCTACATTCATCTCCGGGAATTCCAGGGTGAAGAGGGACGGCGTGTAATTATTGCACTGGATATGCTTAGGAGCGGCGACTGGATCGTCCCAAAAGTTGAGGAAACCGTCTATTTAAGGAAACCTCCGTTATACAATTGGGCGCTTGCCTGTATCTTCAGGCTGACAGGCAGCATATCCGAGGCGACAGCGCGGCTGTCATCTGTCATCACAACATCCCTGTGTGCAATTGCTATAAGCCTTTTCTGGCGCAAGCTGTGCGGCATCAGAAATGTCTGGTTCATCCTGCCGGGGATGATCTTTCTTACTTACCCCGAGGTGCTGGGCAAGGCAATCAAGGCAGAGATTGATATGACCTTCACCCTGTTCGTCACACTCACTTTTATCTCCTTTTTCTATTTTTATGAATACAAAAAAAATGGGTTTGCCGCATGGACCATATCACTATTCTTTGCAGGTCTCGGGGCGCTTACAAAGGGTGTTCAGGCGCCCGCCTTCTTCTATACCGGCGTAATTCCATACATGCTATACAAAAAGGAGTGGAAAAAACTTTTTTCCATTGGTCACCTTGCCGGAATATCTGTGTTCCTGGCCGTTGTCCTGATGTGGTTGGTTCCTCTGCTGAACATTACCGGATTTGACAATCTGATAGAGACATCCCTGCGTGAAATTACAGTCCGTAAGGAACCTGTGGGAGAAGGAAGCTTTCTCAAGCATCTTTTTGAATTCCCGGTGCAATATATCATTTCATACTCACCCTGGATGCCTTTGCTCCTGCTATGGCGGTATAAGCCCTCTTACAAAGAAACACCTCTCATGAATAATTTGACTGCCTACTGCCTCTTTTTTCTGATCTTCTCCATACCATTTTACTGGATAATGCCGGGGACATGGCTGAGGTACGTACTGCCACTTGCAGGGCCTCTTACGATATTGATAACAATGCCGCTTTATAGTTTGCTATCATCGGAAAACTCTACCCTGTCTACTGCGGGCATCCCTTATGTCCCCCTTAACATGGTTCAAAGATATCTGCAATTAATAAGCGTCATAATGATCCTGCTTGCAATCTCCTCCCCCTTATGGGGTAAACGTTTCAATCTGCAGGGAAACTTGTCCTCCATAATTATGCTCTTCATCACATTCTCTGCTTCACTCTTACTGCTGTTGTTTAAAGGCAATATCAGGTCGCGGCTTGCCATTCTGTTCATAGTCATTCTGGCGGGCAAACTGTCATGGGCATCTGTCTACTTCCCTTACCATTCTGAACACATGAGTCACTACAGAACTACCGCAAAGGTGATAAACAAGATCGTACCTCAGGAAATCATGCTGCACGACTACGGTGTTGACAATCCCCATCTTGCCTATTATCTTGACAGGAGGATGCGTCTTATAGCCTCACTTGATCAGGTCAGTGAAGCTAAAGGTGCGGCTGTCTTAATGAAAAAGAAGGTTTCAGAAACAATCCAGGAAGACTATTTACACTACCTTGGAGATGTTCGAGCCCGTAATGAAATACTCGCAGTATTCGAAATACAATAA